In Microtus ochrogaster isolate Prairie Vole_2 linkage group LG9, MicOch1.0, whole genome shotgun sequence, the following are encoded in one genomic region:
- the Serinc1 gene encoding serine incorporator 1: MGSVLGLCSVASWIPCLCGSAPCLLCRCCPSGNNSTVTRLIYALFLLVGVCVACVMLIPGMEEQLNKIPGFCENEKGVVPCNILVGYKAVYRLCFGLAMFYLLLSLLMIKVKSSSDPRAAVHNGFWFFKFATAVAIIVGAFFIPEGTFTTVWFYVGMAGAFCFILIQLVLLIDFAHSWNESWVEKMEEGNSRCWYAALLSATALNYLLSLVAIILFFVYYTHPASCSENKAFISVNMLLCIGASVMSILPKIQESQPRSGLLQSSVITVYTMYLTWSAMTNEPETNCNPSLLSIIGFNTTNPIPKDGQSVQWWHPQGIIGLVLFLLCVFYSSIRTSNNSQVNKLTLTSDESTLIEDGNARSDGSLEDGDDVHRAVDNERDGVTYSYSFFHFMLFLASLYIMMTLTNWYRYEPSREMKSQWTAVWVKISSSWIGIVLYVWTLVAPLVLTNRDFD; encoded by the exons ATGGGGAGCGTGCTGGGGCTGTGCTCCGTGGCGAGCTGG ATACCATGTTTGTGTGGCAGTGCCCCATGCCTGCTGTGCCGATGCTGCCCTAGTGGAAACAACTCCACTGTGACTAGATTGATCTATGCACTTTTCTTGCTTGTGGGAGTTTGTGTAGCTTGTGTAATGTTAATACCAGGAATGGAAGAACAACTGAACAAG ATTCCTGGTTTCTGTGAGAATGAGAAGGGTGTTGTTCCTTGTAATATTCTGGTTGGCTACAAAGCTGTGTATCGCTTGTGCTTTGGCTTAGCCATGTTCTATCTTCTCCTCTCTTTACTAATGATCAAAGTGAAAAGCAGCAGTGATCCTAGAGCCGCGGTCCACAATGG atTTTGGTTCTTTAAATTTGCTACAGCAGTCGCAATTATTGTTGGAGCTTTCTTCATTCCAGAAGGCACTTTTACAACCg TGTGGTTTTATGTAGGCATGGCAGGTGCCTTTTGTTTTATCCTCATACAACTAGTTTTGCTTATTGATTTTGCCCATTCTTGGAATGAATCATGGGTTgaaaaaatggaagaagggaaCTCAAGGTGTTGGTATGCAG CTCTGTTATCAGCTACAGCTCTGAATTATTTGCTGTCTTTAGTTGCCATCATCTTATTCTTTGTCTACTACACTCACCCAGCCAGTTGTTCAGAAAACAAGGCGTTCATTAGCGTCAACATGCTCCTCTGCATTGGTGCTTCTGTGATGTCTATACTGCCCAAGATCCAG GAATCACAACCAAGATCTGGCTTGTTACAATCTTCAGTAATTACAGTCTACACAATGTATTTGACATGGTCTGCTATGACCAATGAACCAG AAACAAATTGCAATCCAAGTCTACTAAGCATCATTGGCTTCAATACCACAAACCCTATCCCAAAGGATGGGCAGTCCGTTCAGTGGTGGCATCCCCAAGGGATTATAGGACTGGTTCTCTTCCtactgtgtgtgttttattcaaG TATCCGTACCTCCAACAATAGTCAGGTTAATAAACTGACTCTAACAAGTGATGAGTCAACACTAATAGAAGACGGGAATGCCAGAAGTGATGGATCCTTAGAAGATGGCGATGATGTTCACCGAGCTGTAGATAACGAAAGGGATGGCGTCACTTACAGTTACTCCTTCTTTCACTTCATGCTTTTCCTGGCTTCACTTTATATCATGATGACCCTTACCAACTGGTACAG